In Oscillatoria acuminata PCC 6304, a single window of DNA contains:
- a CDS encoding HEAT repeat domain-containing protein — protein MTLETYSYPVNQLLTSGDSLEIQDETHYIEKFGFTSEHIPELIRMAVDKELNWADSESLEGWAPVYAWRALGELRAEEAIDPLISIFDALEETDWTSTEMPIVFGQIGPAAIPSLAAYLDKPGPDEYHKEVAGSCLREIGTEHPETRDECVKIITEKLAKFQENTPGLNGFLLVNLIDLKAVESASVIQSAFAADCIDELFLGDWDEAQFLLGLGLRKTPEKIRKAKMDKKMIEFLESKGDAHDQPAKVREFFKIPGGGHDQPAKGFSSSMKNTSKKKSKKKKGK, from the coding sequence ATGACCTTAGAAACCTATTCATATCCCGTTAATCAATTACTCACATCAGGAGATTCTCTAGAAATTCAGGATGAGACCCATTATATTGAAAAATTTGGGTTTACATCGGAACATATTCCGGAATTGATCCGCATGGCCGTTGATAAAGAATTAAACTGGGCGGATTCAGAGAGTCTAGAAGGATGGGCCCCGGTTTACGCATGGCGAGCCCTGGGTGAATTACGAGCAGAGGAGGCGATCGACCCCTTAATTTCCATATTTGATGCACTGGAGGAGACTGATTGGACCAGTACCGAAATGCCCATCGTTTTTGGCCAAATTGGTCCGGCAGCGATTCCCAGTCTAGCGGCCTATTTAGACAAACCAGGGCCGGATGAATATCATAAGGAGGTCGCCGGGTCTTGTTTACGGGAGATCGGCACAGAGCATCCAGAAACTCGGGATGAATGTGTCAAAATCATTACGGAAAAACTGGCAAAATTTCAGGAAAATACCCCGGGCTTAAATGGCTTTTTACTCGTAAATTTAATCGATTTAAAGGCAGTAGAATCAGCCTCGGTGATTCAAAGTGCTTTTGCTGCGGATTGCATCGATGAGTTGTTTCTCGGCGACTGGGATGAGGCCCAGTTCCTACTGGGGTTGGGTCTCAGGAAAACCCCGGAAAAAATTCGTAAAGCTAAGATGGACAAAAAGATGATAGAATTTCTTGAAAGTAAAGGCGATGCGCATGATCAACCCGCTAAGGTGAGGGAATTTTTTAAAATTCCAGGCGGTGGGCATGATCAACCCGCTAAGGGGTTTTCCTCTTCTATGAAAAACACCTCAAAGAAAAAGAGCAAGAAGAAAAAGGGCAAATAG
- a CDS encoding HEAT repeat domain-containing protein yields the protein MTLETYSHPVNQLLSFGDCFKIKNDTNYLEKFGFTPEHIPELIRMTVDPELNWAESDTLEVWAPVHAWRSLGQLRAEEAIDPLISILDEIEDIDWTSREMPSVFGKIGPAAIPSLAAYLDNPAPDIYHLSIPASCLQKIGTEHPDSRDECVKILTEKLAKFQENDPTFNGFLLLDLVKLKAVESVPVIQSAFAADCIDESIMGDWDEVQFRLGLGPRKNPENIRKAKVHEAMMELLKNQGEAQPSKGFSSSIKKTPKKGQKKKKGK from the coding sequence ATGACCCTAGAAACCTATTCACATCCCGTCAACCAATTGCTCAGTTTCGGAGATTGTTTTAAAATTAAGAATGATACCAATTATCTCGAAAAATTTGGGTTTACACCGGAACATATTCCTGAATTGATCCGCATGACCGTTGATCCAGAATTAAACTGGGCAGAGTCAGATACTTTAGAAGTATGGGCCCCGGTTCACGCATGGCGATCTCTGGGTCAATTACGAGCAGAGGAGGCGATCGACCCCTTGATTTCCATATTGGATGAAATAGAGGATATTGATTGGACCAGTAGGGAAATGCCTAGCGTTTTTGGCAAAATTGGTCCCGCAGCTATTCCCAGTCTAGCGGCCTATTTAGACAATCCTGCGCCGGATATATATCACCTATCTATCCCTGCTTCTTGTTTACAGAAGATCGGCACAGAGCATCCAGACAGTCGGGATGAATGTGTCAAAATCCTTACGGAAAAACTGGCAAAATTTCAGGAGAATGACCCGACCTTCAATGGGTTTTTACTCCTGGATTTAGTCAAGTTAAAGGCAGTAGAATCAGTCCCGGTGATTCAAAGTGCTTTTGCTGCTGATTGCATCGATGAGTCGATTATGGGCGACTGGGATGAGGTGCAGTTTAGACTGGGTTTGGGACCCCGAAAAAATCCGGAAAATATCCGTAAAGCTAAGGTTCACGAAGCCATGATGGAATTGTTGAAGAATCAAGGCGAGGCCCAACCATCTAAGGGGTTTTCCTCTTCTATTAAAAAGACCCCAAAGAAAGGTCAGAAGAAGAAAAAGGGCAAATAG
- a CDS encoding TIGR04255 family protein: MQKTRHYSRSPITQAVIDLQIELSNDVTVEHLSDLHLQVQADYPQCQNLLVFQGQIMGVTKVEETASQSLMGYGFFSRDRKQIVQARRDGFSFTRLAPYERWENFRDEAQRLWRIYRSLTTPNRLTRLSLRYINRLDLPLPFEDFKEYLRTVPEVSFDLPQALSGYFLQLQIPYPELTGILVLNQAIIPPPKAEVVSVLVDIDLVREEDIPNDEIQLWELIEQYHAQSIQIFESCITDRSRELMI, encoded by the coding sequence ATGCAAAAAACCAGACACTACTCGCGGTCACCCATTACCCAAGCGGTGATAGATTTGCAAATTGAGCTTTCTAATGATGTCACAGTTGAGCATTTGAGTGACCTTCATCTCCAGGTTCAGGCTGACTACCCACAGTGTCAGAATCTCTTGGTTTTCCAAGGCCAGATTATGGGGGTTACTAAAGTAGAAGAGACAGCGAGTCAAAGTTTAATGGGTTACGGATTTTTTAGCCGCGATCGCAAACAGATTGTACAAGCGCGTCGGGATGGCTTCAGCTTCACTCGTCTTGCTCCTTATGAGCGCTGGGAAAATTTTCGAGACGAAGCCCAGCGGCTGTGGCGCATTTATCGCTCACTGACGACTCCAAACCGCTTGACTCGATTATCACTCAGATATATTAACCGGCTGGATCTCCCCCTACCGTTTGAAGATTTTAAAGAATACCTTCGGACGGTACCTGAAGTTTCATTTGATTTGCCCCAAGCGCTGAGTGGTTACTTCCTGCAACTGCAAATTCCCTATCCAGAACTAACAGGAATCCTCGTTCTTAATCAAGCCATTATTCCACCGCCTAAAGCTGAGGTCGTCTCTGTGCTAGTCGATATCGATTTAGTTCGTGAAGAAGACATTCCTAATGATGAAATACAACTTTGGGAATTAATCGAACAATATCATGCTCAAAGCATTCAAATTTTTGAATCTTGTATAACTGACCGTTCTAGGGAGTTGATGATCTAA
- a CDS encoding alpha/beta hydrolase — translation MNPKLKHLLIGEFSLKRLVKSLLFVYISIGIYGYFFSERMIFIPQPASYSQLPGMRMLTSANEKQIAAVYLANPQADYTILYSHGNAEDLGDVLPVLTQFQNIGFAVLSFDYQGYGISEGNPTERTAVQDMEAAYFYLTETLKIPPERIIVYGRSVGGGPALELAARYPVGGLVVESSFTSIFRTVTRIPIYPVDKFNNIRNIERVNCPVLVIHGTEDEVIPFWHGEALFAAAAEPKQALWVEGAGHNDLIWVAGDRHSAALLGFVGLLEGNEPAE, via the coding sequence ATGAATCCGAAGCTGAAGCATCTCCTGATTGGCGAGTTTTCTCTGAAGCGGTTGGTTAAATCGCTGCTGTTTGTTTATATCTCTATTGGCATTTATGGCTATTTCTTTTCCGAACGGATGATATTTATCCCTCAACCCGCTTCCTATTCTCAACTGCCGGGGATGCGGATGTTGACTTCGGCCAATGAAAAGCAAATTGCAGCGGTTTATTTGGCGAATCCTCAAGCGGATTATACCATTCTCTATAGTCATGGTAATGCGGAAGATTTAGGGGATGTTTTGCCGGTTTTGACTCAATTCCAGAATATCGGGTTTGCGGTGTTGAGTTTTGATTACCAAGGGTATGGAATTTCTGAGGGGAATCCGACGGAACGGACGGCGGTTCAGGATATGGAGGCGGCCTATTTTTATCTCACGGAAACTCTGAAGATTCCGCCGGAGCGAATTATTGTTTATGGGCGATCGGTGGGTGGGGGACCGGCGCTGGAGTTGGCGGCGCGGTATCCTGTGGGGGGATTGGTGGTGGAAAGTTCATTTACTTCCATTTTTAGAACCGTGACGCGAATTCCGATTTATCCGGTGGATAAGTTTAATAATATTCGGAATATTGAACGGGTGAATTGTCCAGTGTTGGTGATTCATGGGACTGAGGATGAGGTGATTCCCTTTTGGCATGGGGAGGCATTGTTTGCGGCGGCAGCGGAACCGAAGCAGGCGCTGTGGGTGGAGGGTGCTGGACATAATGATTTAATCTGGGTGGCAGGCGATCGCCATTCTGCGGCACTCCTGGGGTTTGTGGGGTTACTGGAGGGGAACGAACCGGCAGAGTGA
- a CDS encoding precorrin-8X methylmutase: MEWHGSDAQSLAIIDREIGDHIFSPAEYEIVRRVIYATADFEYKSLIRFSEQALQAGAAALAARSTIVVDVPMVQVGISPHIQNTFANPVYCSMDALTRPQKEKTRAAWGIETLAKRYPEGIFILGEAQTSLTTLVELIEAEEIRPALVIGTPAGFVGVDAAKARLNDSMIQNIRVDGRKGSAVVAVAILNGLVDLAWQAYGQEGRGMI, from the coding sequence ATGGAATGGCACGGAAGCGATGCTCAGAGTCTGGCAATTATTGACCGGGAAATCGGGGATCACATTTTCTCCCCGGCGGAGTATGAGATTGTGCGGCGCGTCATTTATGCCACCGCCGATTTTGAATATAAATCCCTGATTCGCTTTTCTGAACAAGCACTCCAGGCGGGTGCGGCAGCGTTGGCGGCACGCTCAACGATTGTGGTGGATGTGCCTATGGTGCAAGTGGGCATTTCCCCCCATATCCAAAACACCTTTGCCAATCCGGTTTACTGTTCGATGGATGCGCTCACCCGTCCTCAAAAAGAGAAAACCCGTGCTGCCTGGGGCATCGAAACCCTCGCTAAACGCTATCCTGAAGGCATTTTCATTCTGGGTGAGGCCCAAACTTCCCTGACAACCCTGGTGGAGTTAATCGAAGCGGAGGAAATTCGTCCCGCTTTAGTGATTGGGACTCCTGCCGGGTTTGTCGGGGTGGATGCGGCAAAGGCGAGACTGAATGACTCGATGATTCAAAATATCCGGGTAGATGGACGTAAAGGCAGTGCGGTGGTGGCGGTTGCTATTTTAAATGGATTGGTAGATTTAGCATGGCAAGCGTATGGACAGGAAGGACGGGGAATGATTTGA
- the dapB gene encoding 4-hydroxy-tetrahydrodipicolinate reductase, with product MANQLPIPVVVNGAGGKMGREVVQAVAEAPDMILVGAVDRNPEYLGQDIGEVIGCGPLEIPVLNDLEGTLGMALQEKQSAVMVDFTHPNSVYENTRAAIAYGIRPVIGTTGMSPEQIQDLAAFAEKSSMGCAIIPNFSIGMVLLQQAAIAASQHFDHVEIIELHHNQKADAPSGTAIQTAQMLAEMGKTFNPPQVKETEKIAGARGSEAGEGIRIHSIRLPGLIAHQEVIFGAAGQVYTLRHDTSDRACYMPGVLLSIRKILQLKTLVYGLEKLL from the coding sequence ATGGCAAATCAACTTCCGATTCCGGTTGTCGTCAATGGCGCTGGGGGCAAAATGGGCCGCGAAGTCGTTCAGGCGGTTGCTGAGGCTCCAGATATGATTTTAGTGGGGGCAGTCGATCGCAATCCTGAATATCTGGGTCAAGATATTGGGGAAGTCATCGGATGTGGACCTTTAGAAATCCCGGTTTTAAATGACCTGGAAGGCACTCTAGGGATGGCACTTCAGGAAAAGCAATCAGCGGTGATGGTGGATTTTACCCATCCCAACTCGGTGTATGAAAATACCCGGGCGGCGATCGCCTACGGGATCCGCCCCGTGATTGGCACCACGGGCATGAGTCCCGAACAGATTCAAGATCTGGCTGCTTTTGCAGAAAAATCGAGCATGGGTTGTGCCATTATTCCCAACTTTTCCATTGGCATGGTCCTGCTACAACAAGCGGCGATCGCGGCCTCTCAACATTTTGACCATGTGGAAATCATCGAACTCCACCACAACCAAAAAGCCGATGCCCCCAGTGGCACCGCCATTCAAACCGCCCAAATGTTAGCAGAAATGGGCAAAACTTTTAATCCTCCCCAGGTTAAAGAAACCGAAAAAATTGCCGGGGCCCGAGGCAGTGAAGCGGGCGAAGGGATTCGCATTCATAGTATCCGTCTCCCCGGTTTAATCGCTCACCAAGAGGTGATTTTTGGCGCAGCGGGTCAAGTTTATACCCTCCGTCATGACACCAGCGATCGGGCCTGTTATATGCCCGGAGTCTTGCTCTCTATTCGCAAAATTCTCCAACTCAAAACCCTGGTTTATGGCCTAGAAAAACTCTTGTAA
- a CDS encoding EAL domain-containing protein: MLDKFSRQVNSLASGVYEQIAKIKLNRVHTPVSSVAIAIIIAIGVVLTIRETGGFQPIELVTYDWMMRNRWYNPGLDDRLLLVKITETDIQTQQKWPLSDRVVAQVLEEIAKFEPAVIGLDLYRDVPQSPGHHDLQLQLQSLDSVIGITKLSDAQEPGVPPPPHLPSEAVGFNDIVNDPDGIARRNLLFAQDQEGNTFYSFALRVALKYLSDRDIAIDNSPTHPQGIVLGKALITPLESHSGGYQTIDAEGYQILLNYRSPGSISQEVTLNQILNREVDPSWVKDKIVLIGTTASSEKDLFFTPYGIQTETETFKMPGVRVHAQMVSQLLSSALDGKPIFWFLPNWMEILWIVSCGVIGGLVPWQIQHPLKLGLRVILGVGGIITIGFGLFHGGGWIPMAAPTVAFMIALSGVVASKLLYTAFHDDLTGLPNRAAFMNELDRAYRRSQPKTLPFFLTLGKLPQTLPEKKPAVVSLDSKLPPVPRLLAVLFLDLDRFKIINDGLGHDMGDLLLMAIAERIRTLMRQPQPNGIEAVTIARVGGDEFAILLDNLYRSEDAINMGEFLYRQIARPFTLKGQDIYTTTSIGLALGRADDSRNLLRDAHTAMYRAKALTKARPQVFESAMQNNAVARFQLETDLRRAINAGATPVNGKIESEFLVYYQPLIDLKSGKIIGFEALVRWQHPERGLVFPGEFIPVAEETGSIVPLGELVLVIACWQICKWQEEFPQSPPLMVSVNLSGKQFAQPNLIEVVQRILDQTNLDPACLKLEITESVVMDEVEVAIEMLSQMKALNLKLGIDDFGTGYSSLSYLHRFPTDTLKVDRSFVMRMVEGDQNSAIVKTIIALAHNLKMDVIAEGVETAEQLAQLRSLGCECGQGYFFAKPLPAEQIEALLKSDPTW, encoded by the coding sequence GTGCTTGATAAATTTTCTCGGCAAGTCAACTCGTTGGCATCTGGGGTTTATGAGCAGATTGCCAAAATCAAGCTCAACCGGGTGCATACCCCAGTCAGTTCCGTGGCGATCGCCATTATCATTGCCATCGGAGTCGTTCTCACGATTCGAGAAACCGGCGGGTTTCAACCCATAGAACTGGTCACCTATGATTGGATGATGCGAAATCGCTGGTATAATCCGGGACTTGATGACCGATTATTACTGGTAAAAATTACCGAAACCGATATCCAAACTCAACAAAAATGGCCGCTTTCCGATCGCGTTGTGGCCCAGGTGTTGGAAGAAATCGCCAAATTTGAACCGGCAGTAATTGGGTTGGATTTGTATCGGGATGTCCCCCAGTCCCCGGGTCATCACGACCTCCAGTTACAACTCCAATCTCTGGATAGTGTGATTGGCATTACCAAACTCTCTGATGCACAAGAACCCGGAGTGCCACCCCCTCCTCATCTGCCCTCAGAGGCGGTAGGATTTAATGATATTGTCAATGATCCCGATGGCATTGCCCGTCGAAATTTACTCTTTGCTCAGGACCAAGAGGGAAATACTTTTTACTCCTTTGCCTTGCGAGTCGCCCTGAAGTATTTGAGCGATCGCGACATTGCGATCGACAATAGTCCCACCCATCCCCAGGGAATTGTGTTAGGAAAGGCCCTGATCACGCCGTTAGAGTCTCATTCTGGAGGGTATCAAACCATTGATGCTGAGGGGTATCAAATTCTGCTCAACTATCGATCGCCTGGTTCGATTTCTCAAGAAGTCACCCTCAACCAAATATTAAATCGAGAAGTTGATCCCAGTTGGGTCAAAGATAAAATTGTTTTAATTGGTACTACTGCATCCAGCGAGAAAGACTTATTTTTTACCCCCTACGGCATCCAAACGGAAACAGAAACCTTTAAAATGCCTGGGGTGAGAGTACACGCCCAAATGGTGAGTCAACTCCTCAGCAGCGCCTTGGATGGGAAGCCAATTTTTTGGTTTTTACCCAACTGGATGGAAATTTTATGGATTGTCAGTTGTGGTGTGATTGGGGGACTGGTGCCTTGGCAGATTCAACATCCCCTCAAACTCGGACTTCGGGTCATCCTCGGGGTTGGGGGAATTATTACCATTGGATTTGGACTGTTTCACGGGGGCGGATGGATTCCGATGGCGGCCCCAACAGTGGCCTTTATGATTGCCCTGAGTGGGGTGGTGGCTTCAAAATTGCTTTATACCGCCTTTCATGATGACTTGACGGGATTGCCAAATCGCGCCGCATTTATGAATGAACTGGATCGCGCCTATCGGCGATCGCAACCGAAGACACTGCCCTTTTTCCTAACTTTAGGCAAGCTACCCCAGACTCTCCCAGAAAAGAAACCTGCGGTTGTTTCCTTAGACTCTAAATTGCCCCCAGTCCCGCGTTTATTAGCGGTATTATTCCTAGATTTAGACCGATTTAAAATTATCAACGATGGACTCGGACATGACATGGGGGATCTGCTGCTGATGGCGATCGCCGAACGCATTCGTACCCTGATGCGTCAACCTCAACCCAATGGCATTGAAGCGGTTACCATTGCCCGAGTGGGAGGGGATGAATTTGCCATCCTTTTAGACAATCTCTACCGTTCCGAAGATGCCATCAACATGGGTGAATTCCTCTACCGACAAATTGCTCGACCTTTTACCCTCAAAGGTCAAGATATCTATACAACCACGAGCATTGGCTTGGCCCTAGGTCGGGCGGATGACTCCCGCAATTTATTACGCGATGCTCACACCGCGATGTATCGCGCTAAAGCATTGACCAAAGCTCGCCCTCAAGTTTTTGAAAGTGCCATGCAAAATAATGCGGTGGCCCGATTTCAGCTAGAAACAGACCTGCGGCGTGCCATTAATGCCGGGGCGACCCCAGTCAATGGCAAGATTGAATCTGAGTTTTTGGTCTATTATCAACCCTTGATTGATTTAAAATCAGGAAAAATTATCGGATTTGAAGCCCTCGTGCGTTGGCAACATCCGGAACGGGGTTTAGTGTTTCCCGGTGAGTTTATCCCGGTTGCCGAGGAAACAGGTTCTATTGTGCCATTAGGCGAGTTGGTGTTGGTCATTGCCTGTTGGCAAATTTGCAAATGGCAAGAGGAATTTCCCCAATCTCCCCCCTTAATGGTGAGTGTGAATCTCTCGGGAAAACAGTTTGCTCAACCCAATTTAATTGAAGTTGTCCAACGTATTTTAGACCAAACCAATCTCGACCCGGCTTGTTTGAAATTAGAAATCACTGAAAGTGTGGTAATGGATGAAGTAGAGGTGGCGATCGAGATGCTCTCTCAAATGAAAGCCTTAAATTTAAAGTTAGGGATTGATGATTTTGGGACAGGGTACTCTTCCTTAAGTTATTTGCACCGATTTCCTACGGATACTTTAAAGGTGGATCGGTCCTTTGTCATGCGGATGGTGGAAGGGGACCAAAATTCAGCTATTGTGAAAACGATTATTGCTCTAGCCCATAATTTAAAAATGGACGTAATTGCTGAAGGGGTAGAGACAGCGGAACAATTGGCCCAATTGCGATCGCTCGGTTGTGAGTGTGGTCAGGGATATTTTTTCGCCAAACCCTTACCGGCAGAACAAATTGAAGCGTTATTAAAGTCTGACCCCACCTGGTAA
- the bchI gene encoding magnesium chelatase ATPase subunit I: MSPIAQAIPTQPAIARRAVFPFTAIVGQEEMKLALLLNVIDPKIGGVMIMGDRGTGKSTTIRALADLLPEIEVVADDPFNSHPSDPELMSDVVRDRVSRGETVPLMQRKVQMIDLPLGATEDRVCGTIDIEKALSEGVKAFEPGLLAKANRGILYVDEVNLLDDHLVDVLLDSAASGWNTVEREGISIRHPARFVLVGSGNPEEGELRPQLLDRFGMHAEIRTVKEPALRVKIVEERSGFDQNPQTYLEQHETEQQALQQKLIDAQNLLPSVNLDYEMRVQISQVCSELDVDGLRGDIVTNRAAKAIAALEGRTEVTLDDIRRVITLCLRHRLRKDPLESIDSGYKVQKVFSSVFGVEMSEEG, encoded by the coding sequence GTGAGCCCGATTGCCCAAGCTATTCCAACTCAACCCGCGATCGCGCGGCGTGCTGTGTTTCCTTTTACTGCTATTGTGGGGCAGGAAGAAATGAAACTGGCATTGCTGCTGAATGTCATTGACCCCAAGATTGGCGGGGTGATGATTATGGGCGATCGCGGCACTGGCAAGTCTACTACCATCCGCGCCTTAGCTGATCTGCTGCCAGAAATTGAAGTGGTGGCAGATGACCCCTTCAATAGTCATCCCTCGGATCCTGAATTGATGAGTGATGTGGTCCGCGATCGCGTCTCTCGGGGAGAAACGGTGCCCCTGATGCAGCGCAAGGTGCAAATGATTGACCTCCCTCTCGGTGCTACAGAGGACCGGGTTTGTGGCACCATTGATATTGAAAAAGCCCTTTCGGAAGGGGTAAAAGCCTTTGAACCGGGTTTATTAGCCAAAGCCAATCGCGGTATCCTCTATGTGGATGAAGTCAACCTCCTCGATGATCACCTCGTGGATGTGTTGTTAGACTCCGCTGCTTCGGGATGGAATACCGTTGAACGGGAAGGGATTTCCATTCGTCACCCGGCGCGATTTGTATTGGTGGGGTCCGGTAACCCAGAAGAAGGTGAACTCCGTCCCCAATTGCTCGATCGCTTCGGAATGCACGCCGAAATCCGCACGGTGAAAGAACCCGCTTTACGGGTGAAAATCGTCGAGGAACGCTCAGGATTTGACCAAAATCCTCAAACTTATTTAGAACAACATGAAACGGAACAACAGGCGTTACAGCAAAAGCTGATTGATGCTCAAAACCTGTTGCCTTCGGTGAATTTGGATTATGAAATGCGCGTCCAAATTTCCCAGGTTTGTTCTGAGTTAGATGTGGATGGGTTGCGCGGAGATATTGTCACCAACCGCGCTGCCAAGGCGATCGCTGCGTTGGAAGGACGCACGGAAGTCACCCTGGATGATATCCGTCGCGTGATTACCCTCTGTCTGCGTCACCGCCTCCGCAAAGACCCCTTAGAATCCATTGATAGTGGTTATAAGGTTCAAAAAGTCTTTAGCAGTGTCTTTGGCGTAGAAATGTCAGAAGAAGGTTAA
- the ruvC gene encoding crossover junction endodeoxyribonuclease RuvC has protein sequence MEKRILGLDPGLATLGFGAIAAQTGGTGRSRSETVSLLDFGIIQTPAKTDLGQRLCTIYEDLHALIDQFKPDLVAAEKLFFYRMGNTILVAQARGVILLVVAQHQLPLVEYTPAQIKQGVTGYGNAEKYDVQQAVARELNLETIPKPDDAADALAVALTAWFQMEN, from the coding sequence ATGGAAAAGCGAATTTTAGGATTAGACCCAGGTTTAGCAACATTAGGATTTGGGGCGATCGCCGCTCAAACCGGAGGAACAGGGCGAAGTCGCAGCGAAACCGTTTCTCTGCTCGATTTTGGCATTATTCAAACCCCCGCCAAAACCGACCTCGGTCAGCGCTTATGCACCATTTATGAAGATTTACACGCCCTCATTGACCAATTTAAACCCGACTTAGTAGCGGCGGAAAAATTGTTCTTTTATCGCATGGGAAACACTATTTTAGTCGCCCAAGCGCGAGGGGTGATTTTACTGGTAGTGGCGCAACATCAATTACCCTTAGTCGAATATACCCCCGCACAAATTAAACAAGGGGTTACAGGTTATGGCAATGCGGAGAAATATGATGTGCAACAAGCGGTGGCGAGAGAGTTGAATTTAGAAACCATTCCCAAACCTGATGATGCTGCCGATGCCTTAGCTGTGGCGTTAACCGCCTGGTTTCAAATGGAAAATTGA
- a CDS encoding nucleoside recognition domain-containing protein, with protein sequence MKKSESPLNSIWLFLMVGSTVVATMRGTLPELTEAAFESAANAVTLAIGLIGALALWLGILRVVEVAGLMEAIARGIRPLMIRLFPDIPPDHPAMSAIILNISANALGLGNAATPIGLKAMKELNRLNPDPGTATNAMCLFLAINTSSVTILPIGAITVRASAGATNPGAIIIPSIIATCASTTVAILAAKFLAHRNRDSDPNPPVIVSESGSDTPAEPVEYAQPVEPLEPPGLVGRWFFGGLIVLFFGAIIYRLTIAGTAGLATTQIIEAISNGLLPLVICSFLLIGYFRGVKVYEVLTEGAKEGFDIAVRIIPFLVAIFVAIGMFRSSGALDVMTAALSPITNLIAMPPEALPMALIRPLSGSGAFGVMAEIVENDPDGFLSYLVSTMQGSTETTFYVMAVYFGSIGVVRTRHTLPAALLADLTGILASLLICHLTF encoded by the coding sequence GTGAAAAAATCTGAATCTCCCCTCAATAGCATTTGGCTGTTTCTGATGGTAGGGTCTACCGTCGTCGCAACAATGCGAGGGACTCTGCCGGAACTGACAGAAGCGGCATTTGAGTCGGCAGCGAATGCGGTGACCCTGGCGATCGGGTTAATTGGGGCTTTAGCCTTGTGGTTGGGAATTCTGCGGGTGGTGGAAGTGGCGGGACTCATGGAGGCGATCGCCCGAGGGATTCGTCCCTTGATGATCCGACTGTTTCCCGATATTCCCCCGGATCATCCCGCTATGTCTGCCATTATCTTAAATATCTCTGCCAATGCCTTGGGATTAGGCAATGCTGCCACCCCGATTGGACTCAAGGCAATGAAGGAACTGAATCGCCTGAATCCGGACCCTGGCACTGCCACCAATGCCATGTGCTTATTTTTAGCCATTAACACTTCCTCGGTGACCATTTTACCCATTGGGGCGATCACCGTGCGCGCTTCCGCTGGGGCCACCAATCCTGGGGCCATTATTATTCCCTCAATTATTGCCACCTGTGCCTCAACCACCGTGGCAATTCTGGCGGCTAAATTTCTCGCACATCGGAATCGCGACTCTGATCCAAATCCCCCCGTAATCGTCTCAGAATCGGGCTCAGACACCCCCGCAGAACCCGTAGAATATGCCCAACCCGTTGAACCCTTAGAACCCCCGGGACTCGTGGGACGCTGGTTTTTTGGCGGGTTAATTGTGCTATTTTTTGGTGCCATTATCTATCGCTTAACCATCGCCGGAACTGCGGGATTAGCAACCACCCAAATCATTGAGGCAATTTCTAATGGGTTGTTACCTTTAGTGATTTGTAGCTTCCTACTGATTGGCTATTTTCGCGGGGTGAAAGTCTATGAAGTATTAACCGAAGGTGCGAAAGAAGGATTTGATATTGCTGTGAGAATTATCCCGTTTCTGGTGGCAATTTTTGTGGCGATCGGAATGTTTCGCAGCAGTGGCGCATTGGATGTAATGACGGCAGCTTTATCCCCCATCACCAACTTGATTGCCATGCCACCGGAAGCCTTACCAATGGCGCTGATTCGCCCCTTATCCGGCAGTGGTGCATTTGGGGTGATGGCAGAAATCGTCGAAAATGACCCCGATGGATTCTTGTCTTACCTGGTTTCTACCATGCAAGGTTCCACAGAAACCACCTTTTATGTGATGGCGGTTTATTTTGGCAGCATTGGGGTTGTGCGAACGCGCCACACCTTACCCGCTGCCCTTTTAGCTGATTTGACGGGGATTCTCGCCTCCTTGCTGATTTGTCATCTCACATTTTGA